In one window of Macrobrachium rosenbergii isolate ZJJX-2024 chromosome 27, ASM4041242v1, whole genome shotgun sequence DNA:
- the LOC136853309 gene encoding uncharacterized protein yields MTWLQAVFQAGLYDYWQKKNVANSTACDNMPSTYTVTEPLSWENLWAVKEKPSDLDMKLLISLTLASFVSLLGFKSNAGEIPMPKETEALQRSSEALHDLLKLTTKERCSVFLITDGTLSSDSVSQVLKVLSPEFGVHLYEVIFQTANQNKSQQQLSDIINFVTKIRMSYECVSVAAFSDNITFLDMFAGAHKFDLLSIWKDRPIVVTSLSRKQLNDLLQRHWVLFAGNAKVLQVPTSERGKSLFKIYTHLPYGPEEGGGVIRIATWSKHSGMVEMPYIDTFPAKYREFKVPVQATVTVAEWSAHVTAKKDAKTGKILIGGSMAKVVYALAASLNFTFKLVEPEDGQWGSKNADGSWTGLVGQVHRHEADFAIGPHDLSEVRSQSIDFTIPLIFAARKFIVAQRQAHFNPWGFLYPLSAMVWLLTFVSLCAVTIMAAVIGWKDKKDPSLFYIPDVAFRAYSVIIQQGLTMEFIAISERVVVVSWLLGSMIIYWSYGTSLMSLLAVRYAPRPIQTIRDVLDDNKITVVFPYRTALSDYLFSVESGQLKEVADLIKVGRYMEVQWWEYYKLLETHVSLGTYVLAIDIMDAGDMIAQYFSEKGPPEENQHGLPVQMPCHGMPLFLHQYDRNEIFQEDLLPWSGRYHPYPCQEHPQYRNNTKGYNS; encoded by the exons ATGACCTG GCTCCAAGCAGTATTTCAAGCTGGTCTATACGACTACTGGCAGAAGAAAAATGTTGCCAACTCCACGGCCTGTGACAATATGCCCTCCACATACACCGTTACAGAACCTTTATCTTGGGAAAATTTATGG GCGGTGAAGGAAAAACCAAGTGATCTGGACATGAAGTTACTTATTTCACTGACGTTGGCGTCATTCGTCAGTCTCCTTGGATTTAAGTCCAATGCAG GAGAGATACCGATGCCTAAAGAAACTGAAGCTTTACAAAGGTCGTCTGAGGCACTGCATGATCTTTTGAAATTAACCACCAAAGAACGGTGCAGCGTCTTTCTCATAACGGACGGCACATTGTCTTCTGATTCCGTGAGTCag GTCCTTAAAGTGTTGAGTCCTGAGTTTGGCGTTCATCTTTATGAGGTCATTTTCCAAACAGCCAACCAAAACAAAAGCCAACAACAGCTTTCTGATATCATCAATTTTGTGACAAAG ATCAGAATGTCTTACGAATGTGTATCTGTCGCAGCGTTTAGTGACAACATCACTTTCTTGGATATGTTTGCTGGTGCCCACAAGTTTGATCTTCTCTCCATTTGGAAGGACAGGCCTATCGTAGTCACAAGTTTGTCACGAAAACAGTTAAATGATTTACTTCAGAGACACTGGGTTCTCTTTGCTGGCAATGCAAAAGTGTTACAAGTTCCCACCAGTGAACGTGGAAAAAG CCTGTTCAAGATCTACACTCACTTGCCTTATGGGCCTGAAGAAGGAGGTGGTGTCATCCGGATAGCAACTTGGTCGAAGCACAGCGGAATGGTTGAAATGCCGTACATTGACACATTTCCGGCTAAGTACAGAGA GTTCAAGGTGCCGGTGCAAGCGACTGTTACAGTGGCAGAGTGGTCAGCACATGTGACGGcgaaaaaagatgcaaaaactgGTAAAATCTTGATTGGTGGCTCTATGGCAAAGGTGGTTTATGCTCTTGCTGCGTCTTTGAATTTCAC GTTCAAATTAGTGGAACCTGAAGACGGCCAGTGGGGTTCCAAAAATGCAGATGGCTCTTGGACGGGTCTTGTGGGCCAGGTCCACAGACAC GAAGCCGACTTTGCAATAGGACCCCACGACCTAAGTGAGGTCAGAAGCCAGTCGATTGATTTTACGATCCCGCTGATTTTCGCCGCCAGGAAGTTCATCGTGGCGCAGAGGCAAGCGCATTTTAATCCCTGGGGATTCCTGTACCCGCTGTCAGCTATGGTGTGGCTTCTGACGTTTGTGTCTCTCTGCGCAGTGACGATTATGGCGGCGGTAATAGGATGGAAGGATAAGAAGGATCCTTCCCTCTTCTATATCCCTGATGTTGCGTTCCGTGCCTATTCTGTTATTATTCAGCAAG GTTTAACAATGGAATTCATCGCGATATCCGAGAGAGTTGTGGTCGTTAGTTGGTTGTTGGGATCAATGATCATCTACTGGAGCTACGGAACAAGCCTCATGTCTCTCTTGGCCGTGAGATATGCCCCGAGGCCGATCCAGACGATCCGAGATGTGCTGGACGACAATAAGATAACCGTGGTATTTCCTTATCGCACTGCTCTGAGCGATTATTTATTC AGTGTTGAAAGTGGGCAACTAAAGGAGGTGGCTGACCTTATCAAGGTCGGTCGCTACATGGAGGTTCAATGGTGGGAATACTACAAACTACTGGAGACCCATGTCAGCCTCGGGACTTATGTCCTTGCCATCGACATTATGGATGCTGGTGACATGATTGCCCAGTACTTCTCCGAGAAAG GACCCCCTGAAGAGAACCAACAtggtctaccagtacaaatgcccTGTCATGGAATGCCTCTGTTCCTACATCAGTATGACCGCAatgagattttccaagaggatctcctgccatggTCAGGAAGGTACCATCCATATCCATGCCAGGAACACCCACAATATCGGAATAACACGAAAGGATATAATTCCTAA
- the LOC136853308 gene encoding glutamate receptor ionotropic, kainate glr-3-like, which yields MALRGRHLKVGADVWSPWVSITEEPNGTLTSSGIAVGFLNTIASVMNFTYTVIKPLDGEWGRELGNGSFSGMIGMCQRKEVDIALGPFVMSWDRYQAADFSTTIHFDQYGILVPRPVPEADLAGITKPLAWQVWMWLSVAICISIVIGFLLNIIMRQLSADGLEYEEDSAISPSWIAKVMLSETVSPEPANPVGRTYLLTWMMAGLILQAAYSGVLTSLLAVPKVTIPVDSLEDLLSYGKFPWIIEQGSYLHNTFLKAKTGLYKAINDGGTHVLDFYTVKEWAKKGKFAVLVPLTSMKKLMSEEYSEHARCDYYIAKNHILSAPFALAFPKGSQLIQHFNKWLNFLKESGEVSRSILGETKNATACLVRPGKEPGKSHKPFSVMDLSGTFVLISVGKKKKKKTRVSGEIKPLGEAVSQRWVLALVFACGLWRHGRLVLGRSLPADGGIT from the exons ATGGCTCTCAGAGGCCGTCATCTGAAGGTGGGTGCTGATGTCTGGAGTCCCTGGGTGAGCATCACAGAAGAACCCAATGGGACACTGACTTCCTCAGGCATCGCTGTGGGCTTCTTGAACACCATCGCCTCTGTCATGAACTTCAC TTATACAGTGATAAAACCTCTGGACGGAGAGTGGGGTCGCGAACTAGGAAATGGGTCCTTCTCCGGAATGATCGGAATGTGTCAAAGGAAG GAAGTTGACATTGCCCTAGGACCCTTCGTGATGTCATGGGACCGTTATCAAGCAGCTGATTTCTCCACGACAATCCATTTCGATCAGTATGGAATCCTGGTGCCTCGTCCAGTCCCGGAGGCTGACCTAGCTGGAATTACAAAGCCTCTGGCTTGGCAG GTCTGGATGTGGTTATCAGTCGCAATATGTATCAGTATAGTTATCGGATTTCTCCTTAACATCATCATGAGACAATTGAGTGCAGATGGACTTGAATATGAGGAAGATTCTGCCATAAGCCCTTCATGGATCGCAAAGGTTATGCTGTCAGAAA CTGTCAGTCCAGAACCAGCGAATCCGGTCGGTCGCACATACTTACTGACATGGATGATGGCAGGACTAATCCTCCAAGCTGCCTACAGCGGTGTGCTGACGTCCCTGCTGGCTGTGCCTAAAGTCACCATCCCAGTGGACTCCCTGGAGGACTTGCTGTCCTACGGGAAGTTCCCTTGGATCATTGAGCAGGGGTCCTACCTGCACAATACATTTCTG AAAGCCAAGACGGGACTATACAAGGCAATCAACGACGGAGGAACCCATGTGTTGGATTTCTACACGGTTAAAGAATGGGCCAAGAAGGGGAAATTCGCTGTTCTCGTTCCTCTCACCAGTATGAAAAAG ttAATGAGTGAAGAATACAGCGAGCACGCAAGGTGTGACTATTACATAGCGAAGAACCACATTCTATCAGCACCGTTTGCCCTGGCTTTTCCTAAAGGAAGCCAGCTCATCCAGCACTTCAATAAATG GTTAAATTTCCTAAAGGAATCAGGAGAGGTGAGCCGCAGTATCCTTGGGGAAACCAAGAACGCGACTGCTTGCCTAGTGAGACCTGGCAAAGAACCCGGGAAAAGTCATAAGCCATTCTCAGTCATGGATCTGTCTGGGACCTTCGTTCTCATCTCTgtaggtaagaagaagaagaagaagactcgtGTTTCTGGG GAGATTAAGCCCCTAGGCGAAGCCGTCTCTCAGAGGTGGGTGCTCGCACTGGTCTTCGCATGCGGACTTTGGAGACATGGGCGTTTAGTATTGGGAAGGTCACTGCCAGCAGATGGGGGCATCACCTGA